A region of the Nitrososphaerota archaeon genome:
GAGAAGGCAGGAGATATAGCCCAACGTGCCATACAGTGGAGAAAGGAGGGCGCAATAGTTAGGTTAGAGAAGCCGACCAAGCTACATAGGGCTAGAAGTCTAGGTTATAAAGCGAAGCAAGGGTTCGTAGTCGTTAGAGTCAGAGTAGGACGCGGAGGTAGGGTTCGTCTACGCCCGAGAGCTGGTAGAAGACCGAAGCATCTTGGTGTTGTTAAGATTAAGCGCGCGATCAGCAGCCAAGAGATAGCGGAGAATAGGGCTGCGAGGAAGTACCCCAATCTTAAGGTGCTCGGCTCCTACTTCCTATACGAAGATGGTAAATATAGGTGGTATGAGGTTATAATGATCGACCCAGCCCATCCAGCTATCAAAAGCGATGTCAATG
Encoded here:
- a CDS encoding 50S ribosomal protein L15e, with translation MYRHIAESWQKIYKEKAGDIAQRAIQWRKEGAIVRLEKPTKLHRARSLGYKAKQGFVVVRVRVGRGGRVRLRPRAGRRPKHLGVVKIKRAISSQEIAENRAARKYPNLKVLGSYFLYEDGKYRWYEVIMIDPAHPAIKSDVNVGKLVSS